The sequence CGTGCTGGCCGGTGGGCTTCTCCCGCCAGTGCATGATCGTTTCGGGGTCGTCTTCGAACCAGTCGTGGCGCTCGGTGGCCGACCAGACGCCGACCTTGTTGACCCAGCCGCCGAGGTTGGTCGTCGAGCTGACGTCGGGGCTGACCGTCACCACGCGCTTCGCCGCTTCGGGCGCTTCGCGCGTCAGGTCGAGCAGGACGCGGCCCAGCGCCGCCTGCGTCGTGGCGGTCCCGGACGGCGTGCGCCCGATGTCGGCGGGCAGCTCCAGCGAAGGCAGCGAAGGAATGTCGGGGCGGCTAAGGCGCGAAGCGACTTCGGCGCACAACGCAGCTTCAGCCGAGTCGGCCGCGAAGCCCTCCCACGGCGAAGCGAGGTCCGTCCCCAGCGACGACGCCAGCTCTTCCATCTGCGCGACGGTCAGCAGCGACGAGTGGTTCTGCGGGTGCCCCTGCGTCGGGAGGCCGCGGCCCTTGACGGTGTAGCAGAAGATCACCGTCGGCCGGCTGTCCGAAATGGACGCGAAGGCGTCGTCGAGCGAGCCGAGGTCGTGGCCGCCGAGGTTGCGGATCGCGGCCAGCAGCGTCTCGTCGTCGAGCGAGGCGACCAACGACGCCAGCGCGGCGTTCCCCGCGGGCAGCCGGTCGCGGACCTGAGCGGCGTCGCAGCGCAGCAGCCGCTGGTACTCCGGGTTCGGCATCTCGTCGATCCGCGTGCGCAGTTCCGCGCCGCCGGGCCGGGTGAACAGCTCTTCCAGCAGCCGCCCGTACTTCAGCGTCAGCACCTGCCAGCCGGCGGCGTCGAACATGCCCTGCAGCCGTCCCGCCGCGATGTTCGGCACGACGCGGTCGAGCGACTGGCGGTTGAGGTCGACGATCCAGACGATCTCGCCCAGCTCCGCGACGCCCGGGTCGAGGATGGCCTCCCAGATCGCGCCCTCGTCCAGCTCGGCGTCGCCGACCAGCGAGTACTGGCGGCCGGTGCCCGCGGACGAACCGCGGGCGGTCAGGTAGCGGCGGGCCAGCGCGCCCCAGATCGGGGCGGTCGCGCCGATGCCGACCGAGCCGGTCGAGTAGTCGACGGGGTCGGGGTCCTTGGCGCGGCTCGGGTAGCTCTGCAGGCCGCCGAATTCGCGCAGCGTCGGCAGGTAGGCCTCGTCGAGCTCGCCGAGCAGGTAGTTGATCGCGTGGAGCACCGGCGACGCGTGTGGCTTCACCGAGACGCGGTCCTCGGGCCGCAGGTGCCGGAACCACAGCGACGTCATGATCGACACGAGCGACGCGCACGACGCCTGGTGGCCACCGACCTTCAGCCCGGACGGGTTGGGCCGGACGCGGTTGGCCTGGTGCACGATCGCCGTGGCGAGCCACAGCACCCGCTGCTCAATGGAGGCGAGCGTGCCCGTCGCCGGAGCCGCCGGGGTGGCCTGAGTCATCGTCGACACCTTTCGTGCAGGAAGCACCCCCAGAACAGCACTGGTGAACGCTTCGCACAACCGATGCCGATCCGGCTGCGCAGAATGCACACCGGAACCGGACGGCTCAGGCCTCCGGGTGCGCAGAATGCACGCGCTCCAGCAGGGGCGTCAGGCGGTAGGGAACGAGCTCGCGCATGACGAGCGAGATGTTCGTCCGCTCCACTCCCGGCGAGGCGAGGACGCGCCCGGCGATCCGGTAGAGGTCGTCCGCGTCGACGGCGACGACCTGCACCATCAGGTCGCTCGCCCCGGTCAGCCCGCACACCTCGGTGACCTCGGGGATTTCGGCGAGCGCCGCGGCGATCTCGGCGAGGCGGCGCTGGTCGACCTGCGCGTTGACGAACGCGCGCAGCGGGTAGCCCAGCCGCGCGGGGTCGATGCAGCGCTCGAACGACCGGAGCGCGCCGCGCTGCTCCAGCCGCGCGAGCCGGGCCTGCACCGTGTTGCGGGACAGGCCCAGCCGCTCGGCCAGCGCGACCGCGGTGGACCGGGGGTCCTCCCCCAGCGCCTGGAGCAGGCGCGCGTCGATCTCGTCGATGGTGTCGGGCACCGCCCGATCCTCTCAGCCCAAGTACTTCTTGAGGTCGTCGAGGACCTTCATCGCCCCGATCGGGCCGAGGCCGAGGAACCACACCGAGTCGTCGACCGGGATCGCGTGCTTCGCCTTGACCGCGCTCAGCCCGGCCCACAGCCCGCTGCCCGTGACGGCCTTCTCGTCCGCGCTCGGGCCCGCGCCGAGGCTGGAGTAGAAGATCCAGTCGGCGTCGGCCTCGTCGATGCGCTCCTTGGAGATCTGCGCGGCGAGCTCGTTGATGTCCTGGTTGGCCGGGCGGCCCAGGCCGGTGTCCTTGAGGATGACGCCGATGAAGGACAGGTTGCCGTAGAGCCGGATGCCGGTGGAGTGGAACCGCAGCAGCGAGATCTTCGGCGCGCCCTTGACCGCGGCCTTCACCTCGTTCGCGCGCTTCTGGTAGTCGTTCAGCAGCCCGGTCGCCTGCGTCTCCGCGCCCAGCGAAGCGCCGATCAGGAGCAGGTTCTCCTTCCACGGGAACCCGGGGCGGATGCTGAACACCGTCGGCGCGATCTTCGACAGCTGCGGGTAGAGGTCGTTCGCGCGCAGCTTGCTGCCGAGGATCAGGTCCGGGGTCAGCGCCGCGATGGCTTCGAGGTTGAGGTTGCTGACCCCGCCGACGGCCGGGATGCCCTTGGCGCGGTCGGCGAGGTAGGCCGGCACGTCGTTCTGCCCGGCGTTGGTGGCCATGCCGACCGGGGTGATGCCGAGCGCGAGGACGTCGTCCAGCTCACCGCTGTCGAGCACGACGACCCGCGACGGCTTCTTGTCCAGCTTCGTCTTGCCCAGCGCGTGGGTGACGGTCCGCGGGAAGACGCCGGGCCCGACGTCCGCGCCGAGCTTCGCGGTCTCGGTGTCCGCAGTGGAGAACAGCCGGCCGCCGGTGGCGACGTCGGTGTCGCCGACGCCGGAGGTGCTCGGCTTCTCGGGCTGGCCGCAGGCGGCGAGGAGCGTGCCGGCGGCGAGCAGCGCGGCCAGGCGAGTCCACTTAGGACGCATCGGGGGTTCCTTCTTCTCGGGGAGTGGCCCGCCGCCTGCCGATCGGGACGACCAGCGGCGTGGCGGAGACCGGGTCGGGGATGACCCGGCAGGGCATGCCGAAGACGTCGGCGACGAGCTCGGCGGTGAGGACGTCGGCGGGCGCGCCCTCGGCGGCGATCCGGCCGTCCTTCATCGCGATCAGGTGGTCGCCGTAGCGGGCGGCCAGGTTGAGGTCGTGCAGGACGATGACGACCGTCCGGCCGTCCTCGGCGTTCAGCTCGGCCAGCAGGTCGAGGACCTCGACCTGGTGGGCGATGTCGAGGAACGTCGTGGGCTCGTCGAGCAGCAGCAGCGGCGTCCGCTGCGCCAGCGCCATGGCGATCCAGACGCGCTGGCGCTGCCCGCCGGACAGCTCGTCGACCGGGCGGTCGGCCAGCTCGACGGTGTCGGTCGCGAGCATCGCCTTCGCGACGGCGTCGTCGTCTTCGGCGCTCCAGCGGCGGAACATCCCCTGGTGCGGGTAGCGGCCGCGGCCGACGAGGTCGGCGACGGTGATGCCCTCGGGGGCGGTCGGCGACTGCGGCAGCAGGCCGAGCACGGTGGCGACGTCCTTGCTGCGCCACGTCGTGATGGCCTTGCCGTCGAGGTAGACCGCGCCCGCGGTCGGGGTGAGCAGGCGCGCGAGGCCGCGCAGCAACGTCGACTTCCCGCAGGCGTTGGTCCCGACGATCATCGTGACCTTGCCTTCGGGGATCCGGACGGAGAGGTTCTTGACCACGCGAAGCGGCCCGTAGCCGAGCTCGAGGTTCTCGGTGTGCAGTGTCACGGCGTTCCTCTCACACGCGCCCGGCGCGGTTGGCGGTGGCCAGCAGCCACAGCAGGTACGGCGCGCCGACCGCGCCGGTGACGACGCCGACCGGCAGCTGCTCGCCGAGCAGGTGCTGGGCCGCGAAGTCGCCCAGCAGCACCACGAGCGCGCCGGTCAGCGCGGCGGGGACGAGCCCGGCGCGGGCGCCGCCGACGAGCCGGGCCGCGATCGGGTTGGCCACGAACGCGACGAACGAGACGGGCCCGGCGGCCGCCGTCGCGAAGGCGGCGAGCGCGACGGCGACCAGGAGCAAGGTGAGCCGGTTGCGCTCGACGCGGAGCCCGAGCCCGGCCGCGGTGTCGTCGCCGAGCTGCAGGCCGGTCAGCGCCCGGCTCTGCACCAGTGCCAAGGGCAGCAGGACGACGAGCGCGGCGGCGAGCGGTCCGGCGTGGTCCCAGCCGCGGCCGTTGAGGTTTCCGGTGAGCCAGATCAGCGCCTGCTGGGCGAGGGTGACGTCGGCCCAGGTCATCAGGTACGAGACGACGCTGGTCAGCACCGCGCCCACGCCGACGCCGACCAGGACGAGCCGGTAGCCGTGCACGCCGCCGCGGCGGGACAGCAGGTAGATCGTGGCGCCGGTGAGGACCGCGCCGGCCAGCGCCGCGGCCGAGACCACCACGCCCGAGGCCTCGAAGAGCACGATCGCCACGACCGCCGCGGCGCTCGCGCCCTGCGTCACGCCGATGACGTCCGGGCTCGCGAGCGGGTTGCGCAGGAGGCGCTGGAAGAGCGCGCCTGCCGTGCCGAACGCGAGGCCGACGAGCAGGCCGGTGACCGCCCGCGGCAGCCGGAGTTCCGTGACGACGTAGGCCGCGCGGCCGACGCCGTCGCCGAAGAGGAGACCGGGGAGGTCGCCGAGCGGCACCGGGAAGTCGCCCACGGCCAGGGAAAGCGCGAAGACGGCCACGATGGCGACCGCCAGTCCCGCCGACACCCCACGGGCCCGGACCGCTCCGCGCCGGCGTGCGGCGGCGACCAGCTCGACGGCGCTCACACCGCCACGACCTTCCGGCGCCGCACCAGGAACACGAACACGGGCGCGCCGACGAGCGCGGTGATGATCCCGACCTGCACCTCGGCCGGGCGCGCGACAACCCGGCCGACGACGTCGGAGATCAGCAGGAGCAGCGGCGCGAGCAACGCCGAGTACGGCAGCAGCCACCGGTGGTCGGGACCGGTGAGCAGGCGGGCGGCGTGCGGCACGGTGAGCCCGACGAAGGCGATCGGCCCGGCGATCGCCGTCGCCGTCCCGCACAGCACGACCACGGCGAGCGCGCACACCAGCCGTGCGAGCGGGACGTTCTGGCCGAGCGCGCGGGCGACGTCTTCGCCGAGCGCGAGGGCGTTGAGCAGGCGGGCGGCGACGAGCGCGAGCACCACGCCCGTGACCACGAACGGCACGGCCTGGGTGACCGTCGCGGCGTCGCGGCCGGTCAGGGAGCCGACCTGCCAGAAGCGGTACTGGTCGAACGTCGTGGCGTCGGTGAGCAGGAGCGCGCTGGTCACCGACCCGAGCGCCGCCGTCACCGCGGCGCCGGCCAGCGCGAGCTTCACCGGCGTCGCCCCCGCCCGGCCGAGGGAGCTGATGCCGTAGACGACGGCCCCCGCGGCCGCCGCGCCGGCGAAGCCGAACCAGACGTACCCGCCGACGCTCGTGAGGCCGAAGGTGCCGATGCCGAGGACGACGAAGAGCGCGGCACCCGCGTTGACGCCGAGCAGGCCCGGATCGGCCAGCGGGTTGCGCGTGGCGCCCTGGATGACGGCGCCGGACAGGCCGAGCGCGACGCCGGCGAGCACCCCGGCGAGCGTGCGCGGGAGCCGGAGTTCGCGCACGACGAGGTGGTCGGGGTTGCCCGCGTCGAAGTGGAAGAGCGCGTCGAGCACGGTGCCCGGGCTCAGGCCGCGGGTGCCGACGGCGATGCTGAGCAGCACGGCGGCGGCCACGGCCGCGGTGAGGACCACCAGCCCGGCCGTGAGCGGGAGCGAGCGGGTCCGCACTGGTCGTTACCTCTGCTAACAGGTCTTTAGGCTTGCCTACCCTATGCGTACGAACTTGAGCTCTCAAGTTCCGTGAGCGGCATCACCGGAAGCAGGTTGTCATCCGACCGTTTCCGATATATCGTGAACGTGTCGCAACAGTTCGAGAAAGGAACACAGACATGCGTAGGCAACGACACCCCTTCGCCCACGAACGTGGGCGCACCCCCTTCGGGCCCTTCGGTGGCTTCGGCGAGTTCCCCCCGGGTTTCGGCCCCGGTGGACGCGGTCGCGGCCACGGACCGGGCCGGCGGGGTCACGGCGGACGGCGCAGCCGCCGCGGTGACGTCCGCGCCGCGATCCTGGCGCTGCTCGCCGAGCAGCCCCGGCACGGCTACGAGATCATCCGCGAAATCGGCGAGCGCTCCGGCGGCTTCTGGCGGCCCAGCCCCGGCTCGGTCTACCCGACGCTGCAACTGCTGGCCGACGAAGGCCTGGTCATCAGCAAGGACGAGCACGGCAAGAAGCTCTTCGAGCTGACCGACGCCGGCCGCGCCGCCGCGGAGCAGCAGGACAGCACCCCGCCGTGGGAGCAGATCGCGCAGGACGTCGACCCGACCGAGGTCGGGCTCGCCAAGGCGGGCAAGAACCTGGCCGCCGCCGTCGTGCAGATCATGCGCGCGGGCACCGAGAGCCAGCAGGCCCGCGCGGCCGAGGTGCTCAACGACGCCCGGCGCTCGCTCTACGGAATCTTGGGTGAGGACGAAGACGAGTCCTCGGCGCCCGGAGAGGCAGCCGAGTGACCTGGCAGGACGAGGCCGGTGGGCTTGCGCCGCGCGTGAACGCGGTAGCCCACCGGCAGCGTCAGGTCTTCGGCGCGATTCCCGTTACGCTGCAAGGACTCCGTGATCGCCTGTTCGGCGACGGGCTTGCTGAACTCGATCTTCAGCACCGCTTCGAGGTCCGCGGCGGTCGCGAAACGCCACTCGGTGGCGACCCGGCGTAGGCCGAACCCGGCGCGAGCGAAGAACCGCTCGACCGCGACCGGGTCGTAGTGCGGCAAATCGGCGCGCATCCAGCCGCCGTAGGGCTCGCCGGTCACGTCGAGGTCGACGATCAGGATCTTCCCGCCCGGCCGCAGGACCCGTTCCGCCTCCGCCAGCCCGGGTTCGCACCCCGGCCCGAAGAAGTACGCCGTGCGCGCGTGCACGACGTCGACGCTCGCGCTGCGCACCGGCAGCCGCTGGGCCCGGCCCATCCGGACGTCCACGTTCGACAGTCCCTCGACGCGCTTCAGCGCGCTTCGCACCAACGGTTCGTGCGGTTCGACGCCGAGCACGGTCCGCGCGTCCCGGGCGAAGACCGGCAAGTGGAAGCCGTCGCCGCAGCCGACGTCCAGCACGTCCCGGCCGGTCCAGTCGCACTCCTCGCGCAGCACGCGCCAGATCTCGCCGCCGCTGTCCTGCGCGCGGTTCTCCCGCTCGTAATCGGCCTGGTAGTACCAGATGTTGGGGCTCGGCACGACCTCCGCGCGCCGGGACGACCACCGCACCCCGCTGCTCCTTCCGGGTCCTCGTCGCCGTCCCGTGCTCTCCCGGTGGCGAATTCTTGGCGGAAACCACACGGATCGCGCCTAGAATCCGGTGGGTATCGGGAGGAGCACCCATGGCATTCGGCCCGTCCAGTACCCCGTCCCCGGTCCCGGCCGGACTTCCGTGCTGGATCGAGCTGGCCTGCCGCGAGCAGGCCGTGGCGGAAAGATTCTACGGTGCCCTCTTCGGCTGGGAGTACACCACTCAACGGGATCCGGCGACGTCCGACGGCCGGTACGCCATCGCGACGATGAACAACCTCCCCGTGGGCGGCCTCTACCGCGCCGCGCAGGGCGCGCCGCTGGGCTGGATGCCCCACCTTTCGGTGCCGCACACCGCGAGCGCGGCGGAGTGGGTCGAGCACTTGGGCGGGCGGCTGACGCTCGGGCCGATGCCGATCCCGCGGCGGGGCACCATCCTGCACGCCTTCGACGCGTGCGGCGCGCCGGTCGTGTTCTGGGAGGTGCCGCCGGACTGGGAGTTCGTCACCGGGATCCCCAACACCTTCAGCGGCGCGGACCTCAACACCCACGACGGCGTCGCGGCGGATCACTTCTACACCAAGCTCTTCACCTACGGCAGCCACCAGATCGGTGACGGCGAGTCCCTGGACTACGTCGAATGGCTCATCGAGCACGAGCCCGTGCTGTACCGGTACGTGATGGGGTCGGAGTACAGCCTCGACACCCCGCCGCACTGGCTCGTCTACTTCGACATCGACCCGGCCCGCGGCGCCGACGCGGTGGCGGGCGAGGCGCTCATGCACGGCGGCACCGTCGTGATCCAGCCGTACGACACGCCGTTCGGCCGGATGTCGATCCTCGCCGACCCCGAGGGCCACGTCTTCGCCGTGATCGACCACTCGCGCGTCTCCGAAGAGTGGGGCCGCGCCGAGGTCGACGACCCCTACGACGACTGACGCCCGGCGAACGCCAGCCCCGCGACCAGCGCGTACCCGGCCACCACCAGCCACATCCCGGTGGCCGGGGCCAGCGCGCCGACGAGCGCGACCCCGATCGCTCCCCCGGTCTGGCGCGACGCGTTGAGCACGCCCGCGGCCAGCCCGGCCTGCCCCGGCAGGGCGTTCATCGCCAGCGACGTCATCGCGGGCATGGCGAGCGAACAGCAGCCGAAGACGACCGAGACGGCGGCGAACGCCACGAGCGCGCGATCGGCCGGCAGCAGCGCGAAGCCGGCCGAGCCGGCGAGCCCGGCCAGGGCGCCCGCGACCATCGGCCCGCGCGGGCCGGACCGGCCGGTCAGGCGTCCGCTGAAGAAGGCGTTGAGCCCGACCACCGCCGTGAGCGGCACCAGCGCGAGCCCGGCGGCGAGCGCGCCGAGCGACCACGCGCGCTGCAGGTACAGCGCGAGGCTGAAGAGCGTGCCGTAGAGGCAGAAGTTGAACAGGCCGCCGATCCCCGTGGCCACCGCGAAGTTCCGGATCTTCAGGATGCCCAGCGGCAGCACGGGTTCCGCCACGCGCTGCTCCACGGCCACGAACACGACACCGGCCACCACTCCCCCGGCGAGCAGCGCGAGGGTCGCGGACGCGCCCCAGCCCGCGTGCCCGGCCTCGATGAACCCGGCGACGAACGCGGCCAGCGAAACCGTGCCGGCGACCTGCCCGGCGAAGTCGAGGTGCGTCTCCCGCCGCGGTGGTTCGGTGACCGCCCGCCGCGTCAGGACGATGGCGAGGATCCCGACCGGGACGTTGACGGCGAAGACCAGGCGCCAGTCGGCGAGGCCGACGGCGAGCCCGCCGAGCACCGGCCCGGCGGCCAGGCCCGCGCCGCTCATGCCGCCCCAGACGCCGAGCGCGTGGGCGCGTTCCCGCACGTCCGGGAACTGGTGGACGATCAAGGCGAGCGACGACGGCAGCAGCGCGGCGGCCCCGGCCCCCTGCACGGCCCGCGCGGCGATCAGCCAAACGGCGTCACCGGCGAGCGCGCACCCGGCGCTCGCGACGACGAAGACGGCGACGCCCGCTTCGAAGACGCGCCGCGAACCCCACCGATCCCCGGCGGCGCCCCAGGTGAGCAGGAACGCGGCGAGGGTGACGGTGTAGGCGTCGACGACCCATTGCAGGGCGGCCGTCGACGGCTCCCCGAAGTCGGCGCCGATCGCGGGCAGGGCCAGGTTCACGATGGTCGCGTCGAGCGTGATCATCAGGAAGCCCAGGCAGACGGCGGTCAGGGCGAGCCGAGTGCGGGTTTCGGTGACCATGTCCCCGAGTCAAACCCGCGGAAGCTTCGGCCGTCCACGAACCTTTGCCTCCGGGCTGAGAGCTTTTGGCTCCCACCGCAGGTCAGCCGAGCGGGACGAACGCCGAGAGCAGCAGCCAGGAAACGACGGCCGAGGGCAGCAGCGAGTCGAGGCGGTCCATGATCCCGCCGTGGCCCGGCAGCAGGGTGCCCATGTCCTTGACGCCGAGGTCGCGCTTGATCAGCGACTCGACGAGGTCGCCCAGGGTCGCGGTGAGCACGATGGCGACGCCGAAGATCACGCCCTGCCAGACGTGGCCGTCCAGCAGCAGGCTCAGCGTCAGGGCGCCGGCGACGACCCCACCGACCAGCGAACCCCCGAAGCCTTCCCAGGTCTTCTTCGGGCTGATGGTGGGGGCCATCGGGTGCTTGCCGCCGAGCACGCCGGCGATGTAGCCGCCGGTGTCGGAGGCGACGACCCCGATCAAGAAGGTGAGCACGCGCCCGACGCCGTCCGACGGCGGCACGAGCATGGCCGCGAACGCGCCGAAGAGCGGCAG is a genomic window of Amycolatopsis lexingtonensis containing:
- a CDS encoding ABC transporter ATP-binding protein; amino-acid sequence: MTLHTENLELGYGPLRVVKNLSVRIPEGKVTMIVGTNACGKSTLLRGLARLLTPTAGAVYLDGKAITTWRSKDVATVLGLLPQSPTAPEGITVADLVGRGRYPHQGMFRRWSAEDDDAVAKAMLATDTVELADRPVDELSGGQRQRVWIAMALAQRTPLLLLDEPTTFLDIAHQVEVLDLLAELNAEDGRTVVIVLHDLNLAARYGDHLIAMKDGRIAAEGAPADVLTAELVADVFGMPCRVIPDPVSATPLVVPIGRRRATPREEGTPDAS
- a CDS encoding Lrp/AsnC family transcriptional regulator, with the protein product MPDTIDEIDARLLQALGEDPRSTAVALAERLGLSRNTVQARLARLEQRGALRSFERCIDPARLGYPLRAFVNAQVDQRRLAEIAAALAEIPEVTEVCGLTGASDLMVQVVAVDADDLYRIAGRVLASPGVERTNISLVMRELVPYRLTPLLERVHSAHPEA
- a CDS encoding VOC family protein, whose amino-acid sequence is MAFGPSSTPSPVPAGLPCWIELACREQAVAERFYGALFGWEYTTQRDPATSDGRYAIATMNNLPVGGLYRAAQGAPLGWMPHLSVPHTASAAEWVEHLGGRLTLGPMPIPRRGTILHAFDACGAPVVFWEVPPDWEFVTGIPNTFSGADLNTHDGVAADHFYTKLFTYGSHQIGDGESLDYVEWLIEHEPVLYRYVMGSEYSLDTPPHWLVYFDIDPARGADAVAGEALMHGGTVVIQPYDTPFGRMSILADPEGHVFAVIDHSRVSEEWGRAEVDDPYDD
- a CDS encoding FecCD family ABC transporter permease; this encodes MSAVELVAAARRRGAVRARGVSAGLAVAIVAVFALSLAVGDFPVPLGDLPGLLFGDGVGRAAYVVTELRLPRAVTGLLVGLAFGTAGALFQRLLRNPLASPDVIGVTQGASAAAVVAIVLFEASGVVVSAAALAGAVLTGATIYLLSRRGGVHGYRLVLVGVGVGAVLTSVVSYLMTWADVTLAQQALIWLTGNLNGRGWDHAGPLAAALVVLLPLALVQSRALTGLQLGDDTAAGLGLRVERNRLTLLLVAVALAAFATAAAGPVSFVAFVANPIAARLVGGARAGLVPAALTGALVVLLGDFAAQHLLGEQLPVGVVTGAVGAPYLLWLLATANRAGRV
- a CDS encoding ABC transporter substrate-binding protein, which codes for MRPKWTRLAALLAAGTLLAACGQPEKPSTSGVGDTDVATGGRLFSTADTETAKLGADVGPGVFPRTVTHALGKTKLDKKPSRVVVLDSGELDDVLALGITPVGMATNAGQNDVPAYLADRAKGIPAVGGVSNLNLEAIAALTPDLILGSKLRANDLYPQLSKIAPTVFSIRPGFPWKENLLLIGASLGAETQATGLLNDYQKRANEVKAAVKGAPKISLLRFHSTGIRLYGNLSFIGVILKDTGLGRPANQDINELAAQISKERIDEADADWIFYSSLGAGPSADEKAVTGSGLWAGLSAVKAKHAIPVDDSVWFLGLGPIGAMKVLDDLKKYLG
- a CDS encoding transketolase-like TK C-terminal-containing protein; translated protein: MTQATPAAPATGTLASIEQRVLWLATAIVHQANRVRPNPSGLKVGGHQASCASLVSIMTSLWFRHLRPEDRVSVKPHASPVLHAINYLLGELDEAYLPTLREFGGLQSYPSRAKDPDPVDYSTGSVGIGATAPIWGALARRYLTARGSSAGTGRQYSLVGDAELDEGAIWEAILDPGVAELGEIVWIVDLNRQSLDRVVPNIAAGRLQGMFDAAGWQVLTLKYGRLLEELFTRPGGAELRTRIDEMPNPEYQRLLRCDAAQVRDRLPAGNAALASLVASLDDETLLAAIRNLGGHDLGSLDDAFASISDSRPTVIFCYTVKGRGLPTQGHPQNHSSLLTVAQMEELASSLGTDLASPWEGFAADSAEAALCAEVASRLSRPDIPSLPSLELPADIGRTPSGTATTQAALGRVLLDLTREAPEAAKRVVTVSPDVSSTTNLGGWVNKVGVWSATERHDWFEDDPETIMHWREKPTGQHVELGIAETNLVGLLGELGATWSRWGEPLLPIGVMYDPFVERALEPWSFGIYAGGQSILIGTPSGVTLAPEGGAHQSITTPSIGIEQPGCVSYEPAFAIDTEWTLLAALGRLGKPGGTSSYFRLSTRPVDQTLAAVPADPAARERRRRQVVAGAYLLRRASAPSVTLAAMGALVPDTLAAAERLAQVGIEADVVCVTSPGLLFEALQARSGRGSGESWILDQVFPASRAKPLVTVLDGHPHTLAFLAGVNRVPSVALGVTGFGQSGSLEDVYRYHGIDTDAIIRAALDVTA
- a CDS encoding FecCD family ABC transporter permease; protein product: MRTRSLPLTAGLVVLTAAVAAAVLLSIAVGTRGLSPGTVLDALFHFDAGNPDHLVVRELRLPRTLAGVLAGVALGLSGAVIQGATRNPLADPGLLGVNAGAALFVVLGIGTFGLTSVGGYVWFGFAGAAAAGAVVYGISSLGRAGATPVKLALAGAAVTAALGSVTSALLLTDATTFDQYRFWQVGSLTGRDAATVTQAVPFVVTGVVLALVAARLLNALALGEDVARALGQNVPLARLVCALAVVVLCGTATAIAGPIAFVGLTVPHAARLLTGPDHRWLLPYSALLAPLLLLISDVVGRVVARPAEVQVGIITALVGAPVFVFLVRRRKVVAV
- a CDS encoding class I SAM-dependent methyltransferase codes for the protein MRWSSRRAEVVPSPNIWYYQADYERENRAQDSGGEIWRVLREECDWTGRDVLDVGCGDGFHLPVFARDARTVLGVEPHEPLVRSALKRVEGLSNVDVRMGRAQRLPVRSASVDVVHARTAYFFGPGCEPGLAEAERVLRPGGKILIVDLDVTGEPYGGWMRADLPHYDPVAVERFFARAGFGLRRVATEWRFATAADLEAVLKIEFSKPVAEQAITESLQRNGNRAEDLTLPVGYRVHARRKPTGLVLPGHSAASPGAEDSSSSSPKIP
- a CDS encoding MFS transporter, producing the protein MVTETRTRLALTAVCLGFLMITLDATIVNLALPAIGADFGEPSTAALQWVVDAYTVTLAAFLLTWGAAGDRWGSRRVFEAGVAVFVVASAGCALAGDAVWLIAARAVQGAGAAALLPSSLALIVHQFPDVRERAHALGVWGGMSGAGLAAGPVLGGLAVGLADWRLVFAVNVPVGILAIVLTRRAVTEPPRRETHLDFAGQVAGTVSLAAFVAGFIEAGHAGWGASATLALLAGGVVAGVVFVAVEQRVAEPVLPLGILKIRNFAVATGIGGLFNFCLYGTLFSLALYLQRAWSLGALAAGLALVPLTAVVGLNAFFSGRLTGRSGPRGPMVAGALAGLAGSAGFALLPADRALVAFAAVSVVFGCCSLAMPAMTSLAMNALPGQAGLAAGVLNASRQTGGAIGVALVGALAPATGMWLVVAGYALVAGLAFAGRQSS
- a CDS encoding PadR family transcriptional regulator, producing MRRQRHPFAHERGRTPFGPFGGFGEFPPGFGPGGRGRGHGPGRRGHGGRRSRRGDVRAAILALLAEQPRHGYEIIREIGERSGGFWRPSPGSVYPTLQLLADEGLVISKDEHGKKLFELTDAGRAAAEQQDSTPPWEQIAQDVDPTEVGLAKAGKNLAAAVVQIMRAGTESQQARAAEVLNDARRSLYGILGEDEDESSAPGEAAE